The following are from one region of the Hyphomicrobium album genome:
- a CDS encoding cell division protein FtsX has protein sequence MSGSYDRPTGRREQGGAPTATDFDLYDTVLTGPATGQRYTYEPTTGSLDDTPARKVAPARGRKAKAEPTSTPVVPPDSVTGRSLTLVISIMCFLACLTAGAVYMINQSANAWLKDIASEVTAQIEPRDGMDVDKTVRDAEAFLRNQKGIARANALSLEASSKLLEPWLGNSDVLAALPVPRLLAIEIDRDNPPNIEQLRADLTKQFPSASLDDHRRWQQQIRTVTRSFALGGLAILLLVGAATIAIIVSATRSALASNREIVEVLHFVGATDRYIAREFERHFLRLGIRAGIVGALSAMAVFFGMPMIMEMLGGGQTTQAEMHRLIGTGGLDPAGYAMLGGVVIAISALCMLTSRFGVFRILNSKA, from the coding sequence ATGTCCGGATCGTATGACAGGCCGACCGGCCGCAGGGAGCAGGGAGGCGCGCCGACGGCGACCGACTTCGATCTCTACGACACGGTGCTGACGGGCCCCGCCACGGGGCAGCGCTATACCTATGAGCCGACGACGGGCTCGCTGGACGATACACCGGCACGCAAAGTAGCGCCTGCGCGCGGGCGCAAGGCGAAAGCCGAGCCGACGAGCACTCCGGTGGTGCCGCCGGATTCGGTCACCGGGCGTTCACTCACCCTCGTGATCTCGATCATGTGCTTCCTCGCCTGCCTGACGGCCGGCGCCGTCTACATGATCAATCAATCCGCCAACGCTTGGCTGAAGGATATCGCCAGCGAGGTGACGGCGCAGATCGAGCCGCGCGACGGCATGGACGTCGACAAGACGGTGCGCGACGCCGAGGCGTTCCTGCGCAACCAGAAGGGCATCGCCCGCGCCAATGCCTTGAGCCTCGAGGCATCTTCGAAGTTGCTCGAGCCGTGGCTCGGCAATTCGGACGTGCTCGCGGCATTGCCCGTGCCGCGCCTGCTCGCCATCGAGATCGACCGCGACAACCCGCCCAATATCGAGCAGCTGCGCGCCGACCTGACCAAGCAGTTCCCCTCCGCTTCCCTCGACGATCACCGACGCTGGCAGCAGCAGATCCGTACGGTTACACGCTCGTTCGCGCTTGGCGGGTTGGCCATTCTCCTGCTCGTCGGCGCCGCAACCATTGCCATCATCGTCTCCGCCACCCGCTCGGCGCTGGCCTCCAACCGCGAAATCGTCGAGGTTCTGCATTTCGTGGGGGCGACGGACCGCTATATTGCCCGCGAGTTCGAGCGCCATTTCCTCCGTCTCGGCATTCGCGCCGGGATCGTCGGGGCGCTGTCCGCCATGGCGGTGTTCTTCGGTATGCCGATGATCATGGAGATGCTCGGCGGCGGGCAGACCACGCAGGCCGAAATGCACCGGCTGATCGGCACCGGCGGCCTCGACCCCGCCGGCTATGCGATGCTCGGCGGCGTGGTTATCGCAATCTCCGCGTTGTGTATGCTGACATCCCGGTTCGGGGTCTTCCGTATCCTCAATTCCAAGGCCTAG
- the hpt gene encoding hypoxanthine phosphoribosyltransferase has product MNEATTSPELEVIFTPEAIAARLKELAQEIAGERLENLLVVAVLKGSFVFAADLIRALHAVGLAPEVDFMTLSSYRKARISSGQVSILRDMDLDVRGRHVLIVDDVLDSGRTLAFAKDLLTARGAASIRTCVLLDKQLPRAVNLEPDYCAFECPNEFVVGYGMDVAHRYRELPFVGRVVRQ; this is encoded by the coding sequence ATGAACGAAGCGACTACGTCACCCGAGCTCGAGGTCATCTTCACCCCCGAGGCGATCGCTGCGCGCCTCAAGGAGCTGGCGCAGGAGATCGCGGGTGAGCGGCTAGAGAACCTGCTGGTGGTTGCGGTGCTGAAGGGCAGCTTCGTTTTCGCCGCCGACCTGATCCGCGCGCTGCACGCGGTCGGACTCGCGCCTGAGGTCGATTTCATGACCCTCTCGAGCTACAGGAAAGCACGCATTTCGTCAGGTCAGGTATCGATCCTGCGCGACATGGACCTCGACGTGCGCGGACGCCATGTTCTGATCGTCGACGACGTGCTCGATTCCGGTCGCACCCTAGCGTTCGCCAAGGATCTACTGACCGCGCGCGGTGCCGCGTCGATCCGCACCTGTGTGCTGCTCGACAAGCAACTGCCGCGTGCGGTCAATCTGGAGCCCGACTATTGCGCGTTCGAATGTCCCAATGAGTTCGTCGTCGGCTACGGCATGGACGTTGCGCATCGCTACCGCGAGTTGCCGTTCGTCGGCCGTGTCGTGCGGCAATAG
- the ftsE gene encoding cell division ATP-binding protein FtsE, with protein MIRLSNIGLAYEQGPDILSDVNFHLRPGSFHFLTGPSGAGKTSLLRLLFMSRHPTRGQIQLFNQDVSRISTSKRAQLRRRIGIVFQDFRLLDHLTTWENVALPLRVVGKRLADYREDVTDLLQWVGLGDRMHAYPSILSGGEKQRAAIARAVIGKPELLLADEPTGNVDPQMARRLLRLFIELNRLGTSVLIATHDHQLMRQFKAPRLELHDGHVRIV; from the coding sequence GTGATTCGTCTGTCAAACATCGGGCTCGCCTACGAGCAGGGGCCAGACATTCTATCGGATGTGAATTTCCATCTGCGCCCGGGGTCTTTCCACTTCCTGACCGGCCCGTCGGGCGCGGGTAAAACGTCGCTGCTGCGCCTGTTGTTCATGTCGCGCCACCCCACACGTGGGCAGATCCAGCTGTTTAACCAAGACGTGAGCCGCATCTCCACCTCCAAGCGCGCCCAGCTGCGTCGGCGTATCGGCATCGTCTTCCAGGACTTCCGCCTGCTCGACCACCTCACCACCTGGGAAAACGTCGCGCTTCCGCTCCGCGTCGTCGGCAAGCGGCTCGCCGACTACCGCGAGGATGTCACCGATTTATTGCAGTGGGTCGGCCTCGGCGACCGCATGCACGCTTACCCGTCGATCCTGTCCGGCGGTGAGAAGCAGCGCGCCGCTATCGCGCGCGCCGTCATCGGCAAGCCGGAGCTGCTCCTGGCCGACGAGCCGACCGGCAACGTCGACCCGCAAATGGCGCGCCGTCTGCTGCGCCTGTTCATCGAGCTCAATCGATTGGGCACCTCGGTGCTCATCGCTACCCACGATCATCAACTGATGCGGCAGTTCAAGGCGCCGCGGCTGGAGCTGCACGACGGTCATGTCCGGATCGTATGA